The following coding sequences are from one Musa acuminata AAA Group cultivar baxijiao chromosome BXJ2-4, Cavendish_Baxijiao_AAA, whole genome shotgun sequence window:
- the LOC135609065 gene encoding germin-like protein 3-8 gives MELRCAAQSFVLFLSFTLLLASTRADPHPLQDFCVADFGATGVVVNGFPCKPASNVTSDDFFFAGLSNEGNTSNIFGSSVTPANVLSFAGLNTLGVSMNRVDVAPGGVNPPHSHPRATELIILLEGRLLVGFVSTNNQFFSKVLNPGEMFVVPKGLIHFQYNVGTKKALAITTFDSQLPGVVIASTTLFGSTPAIPDDVLAKAFQVDQKVVTAIKSKFAN, from the coding sequence ATGGAGTTGCGGTGTGCTGCACAGTCCTttgtcctcttcctctccttcaccCTCCTCCTTGCATCGACCCGCGCCGACCCTCACCCTCTGCAGGACTTCTGCGTCGCCGACTTCGGAGCTACTGGCGTGGTCGTCAATGGGTTCCCGTGCAAGCCTGCCTCCAACGTCACGTCCGACGACTTCTTCTTCGCCGGGCTGTCCAACGAGGGCAACACCAGCAACATCTTCGGTTCCAGCGTGACCCCTGCGAACGTCCTCAGCTTCGCGGGACTCAACACCCTCGGCGTCTCCATGAACCGTGTCGATGTCGCTCCCGGCGGCGTCAACCCGCCCCACAGCCACCCGAGAGCCACCGAGCTCATCATCCTCCTCGAGGGTCGACTGCTGGTGGGGTTCGTCAGCACCAACAACCAGTTCTTCTCCAAGGTCTTGAATCCCGGCGAGATGTTCGTGGTGCCCAAGGGCCTCATTCACTTCCAATACAACGTCGGAACGAAGAAGGCGCTCGCCATCACCACCTTCGACAGCCAGCTCCCGGGGGTGGTGATCGCCTCCACTACCCTGTTCGGATCGACGCCGGCGATTCCCGACGATGTGCTGGCCAAAGCTTTTCAGGTGGATCAGAAGGTTGTCACCGCCATAAAGTCCAAGTTTGCGAACTAA